From a region of the Candidatus Dependentiae bacterium genome:
- a CDS encoding SurA N-terminal domain-containing protein, whose translation MITVIRRGMKSRVYKGLLLVIALALAGAFSLPGIIKMAMSKTEWVIDINGTKVDRNDLVRAIMGQQELVEIFRTYYGENAELFAQLMGLVLNPEVLAFDKIVRDTLLDQATQKLFIAVDREYISQQLHNLPFLQQETPSLVPRYIIGPQGIEMNRLRNHLQKIGLTTADFEDRIEHALERSMTLVFVQHASYTLESEVKNRFIRENSGKKFTLLTIPMSTFLKKVKEQEVSQQELKTFFDAKNSKEKRYWVPERRAGIVWEITPRMYGITVSNEQIEKYYNDNKARYFVESPTKVTVRRIVFNNKQEATNARQKFIADPASFANDAESIATFSKNTHERDFEKAAFLLKNDGDFSPVIKTSKGFEIIQRISREPQTYKSFSSVSNSIRDSLLAQSFQHAFEEDVQQLKKRALQDVTVWQKFVDEKGGASKNIESIVNDNSPLAQVLFRLHKDGYSFYFSEGKGFVVKLSYIDKRHLPSLALLQERVTEDLYQERALTAMQEQFAQLKQESQGKSFQEIAKDLDAKVRTTDWINTKDQETLQKLTAEGVPTTQLLQLEKIGAVVEFTTGKEGHLGRLDDIQAFDEQLFNAQKTQLRRMQLKDAYQISQQAFVASLYRNATIKTNESYNYNQQ comes from the coding sequence ATGATTACGGTTATACGCCGAGGAATGAAAAGCAGAGTTTATAAGGGATTACTTCTTGTCATAGCTCTTGCGCTTGCAGGTGCATTTTCGCTACCTGGGATTATTAAAATGGCAATGAGCAAAACAGAGTGGGTAATTGATATTAATGGTACGAAGGTTGATCGTAACGATCTTGTTCGGGCAATCATGGGGCAGCAAGAGTTGGTTGAAATATTCAGAACATATTACGGAGAAAATGCAGAACTATTTGCTCAACTTATGGGTCTTGTTCTTAATCCTGAAGTACTTGCATTTGATAAAATAGTTCGTGATACATTACTCGATCAGGCAACTCAAAAGCTTTTTATTGCCGTTGATCGAGAGTATATTTCTCAACAATTGCATAATTTGCCATTTTTACAACAAGAAACGCCCAGCCTTGTACCACGCTATATAATTGGGCCGCAAGGAATTGAGATGAATCGATTGCGCAATCATTTGCAGAAAATAGGGCTCACTACCGCGGACTTTGAAGATCGTATAGAACATGCTCTTGAACGATCTATGACCCTAGTATTTGTACAACATGCTAGTTATACTCTTGAATCTGAGGTAAAAAATAGGTTTATTAGGGAAAATTCAGGTAAAAAATTTACACTACTTACTATACCAATGAGCACTTTTTTGAAAAAGGTAAAAGAGCAAGAAGTTTCCCAACAGGAGTTAAAAACATTTTTTGATGCAAAAAATTCAAAAGAAAAACGCTACTGGGTGCCAGAAAGACGCGCTGGTATTGTATGGGAGATTACACCACGAATGTATGGTATTACTGTTTCTAACGAGCAAATAGAAAAATATTATAATGACAATAAAGCCCGCTATTTTGTTGAAAGTCCAACTAAAGTAACCGTGCGTCGTATTGTATTTAACAATAAACAGGAAGCAACAAATGCACGCCAAAAATTTATTGCTGATCCGGCATCATTTGCAAATGATGCTGAGTCGATAGCAACTTTTTCAAAAAATACCCATGAACGAGACTTTGAAAAGGCAGCATTTTTATTGAAAAATGATGGTGATTTTTCTCCTGTGATTAAAACAAGTAAAGGTTTTGAGATCATACAGAGAATTTCTAGAGAACCTCAAACATATAAGTCTTTTTCATCCGTTAGTAATAGCATTCGAGATAGCTTATTGGCACAATCGTTTCAGCATGCATTTGAAGAAGATGTACAACAACTAAAAAAACGAGCATTGCAAGATGTTACTGTATGGCAGAAATTTGTTGATGAAAAAGGAGGTGCTAGTAAGAATATTGAATCCATAGTTAATGATAATTCTCCATTGGCTCAAGTACTCTTCAGACTACACAAAGATGGGTACTCATTTTACTTTTCAGAGGGTAAAGGCTTTGTGGTCAAGTTGAGTTACATTGATAAAAGACATTTACCTTCTCTTGCTTTATTACAAGAACGTGTTACTGAGGATTTGTACCAAGAACGAGCTCTCACGGCAATGCAAGAGCAATTTGCTCAGCTCAAGCAGGAATCTCAAGGTAAAAGCTTTCAAGAAATTGCTAAGGATTTAGATGCAAAAGTTAGAACAACAGATTGGATAAATACAAAAGATCAAGAAACTCTACAAAAACTTACTGCAGAAGGAGTTCCAACCACGCAATTGCTACAGTTAGAAAAGATAGGTGCCGTTGTTGAATTTACTACCGGAAAGGAAGGGCATTTAGGTCGTCTTGATGATATTCAGGCTTTTGATGAACAATTGTTTAATGCACAAAAAACGCAGTTGCGGCGCATGCAATTAAAAGACGCCTATCAAATATCTCAGCAAGCATTTGTTGCTTCTTTGTATAGAAATGCTACAATAAAAACAAATGAATCTTATAATTATAATCAGCAGTAA